One segment of Patescibacteria group bacterium DNA contains the following:
- a CDS encoding GerMN domain-containing protein, translating to MTEEEKIQSALPLDNQSDNQGSSALPVADVIVSTEEAVLPEAKAEAEGAEEAITEESKGLTETLETEVSSDAESGAPIIETENQPESPDSPEMTEVVIPSEQVKKDEEPKSDRPQPKTIIAAVVALLIVVAVVWLIVSSMNQDKTVDGDGTVKVSTALENGKVSIIEEVPDEIQVNVTSDDVPVWPKIKIIAYYGNTVSNPNSNDCSKVEPLEREVDDKFDSNIVNTVIGLLQPLSSTDKAAGYYSAIPLGTRLKYVKIDDDGTLEVNFDSQLDKAAGSCAVTAIRAQITNTLMQFAQIQSVRICIDSNCQQDQILQP from the coding sequence ATGACTGAAGAGGAAAAAATCCAATCCGCCCTGCCTCTTGACAATCAATCGGATAATCAGGGATCATCAGCTTTGCCGGTTGCCGATGTTATTGTTTCAACGGAGGAAGCGGTCTTGCCGGAAGCTAAGGCGGAAGCCGAAGGAGCAGAAGAAGCGATTACTGAAGAGTCAAAAGGACTAACCGAAACATTAGAGACAGAAGTATCTTCAGATGCGGAGAGTGGAGCGCCAATAATTGAAACCGAGAATCAGCCGGAATCGCCGGACAGCCCGGAAATGACAGAAGTGGTAATACCATCAGAACAGGTCAAGAAAGATGAAGAGCCTAAATCGGATCGGCCGCAACCGAAAACCATTATAGCTGCGGTGGTGGCCTTACTTATCGTTGTCGCAGTCGTTTGGTTGATTGTCAGTAGTATGAATCAGGATAAAACAGTTGACGGAGACGGAACGGTAAAAGTTTCTACAGCGCTGGAAAATGGCAAAGTTAGCATTATTGAAGAAGTGCCGGATGAAATCCAAGTCAATGTTACTAGCGATGATGTGCCGGTTTGGCCTAAGATAAAAATTATCGCCTATTACGGCAACACGGTCAGCAATCCCAATTCCAATGATTGCTCCAAGGTGGAGCCGTTGGAAAGGGAGGTTGATGATAAGTTTGATTCCAATATTGTGAATACGGTTATCGGCTTATTACAGCCGTTGTCATCCACGGATAAGGCTGCTGGATATTATTCCGCTATCCCCTTGGGAACTCGCTTAAAGTATGTTAAGATTGATGATGATGGCACGCTGGAAGTGAATTTTGATTCCCAACTTGATAAGGCTGCCGGTTCTTGCGCTGTTACCGCTATTAGAGCGCAAATCACCAATACTTTGATGCAGTTCGCTCAAATCCAGTCAGTCAGGATCTGTATTGATAGTAATTGTCAGCAAGATCAGATCCTTCAGCCATAA
- a CDS encoding EamA family transporter — MLWLPITILSYALNAAALATDKFLLNKKIPNPAVYTIIICFLGVLALVLLPFNWMPPTGSQLVWELISGFLFGAGIYLMFVALNKGEASRIIPFLGGLQPLIVLPLAWLFVGESVSGKFLLAFIIIIIGTVLISYGKGKANKTAYYAAVFSAILFAVSLIIAKYAYNSQGSFITPFVMTRVGSLIFALCLFAWPRNRRAFWAVVRHPQGQTSGLLIFGQVSGALASILINFAIAISVGATAIINALQGLQYAFLLLIVIVVQKIWPGVLKERMTSKIMWQKIIATAFIIAGLAVLAL, encoded by the coding sequence ATGCTTTGGTTGCCTATTACTATCCTTTCTTACGCCTTAAACGCTGCCGCTTTGGCAACGGATAAATTCTTACTTAATAAAAAGATTCCTAATCCAGCCGTTTATACTATTATTATTTGTTTTCTGGGTGTTTTGGCGTTAGTGCTTTTGCCGTTTAATTGGATGCCGCCGACTGGCTCGCAATTAGTTTGGGAGTTAATTTCCGGTTTTTTATTCGGCGCCGGAATTTATTTAATGTTTGTTGCTTTGAATAAGGGCGAGGCCTCGCGCATCATTCCCTTTCTGGGCGGTTTGCAACCCTTAATCGTTTTACCCCTGGCCTGGTTGTTTGTCGGCGAGTCTGTTTCCGGCAAATTCTTGTTGGCTTTTATTATTATTATTATCGGTACAGTATTAATCTCTTATGGCAAGGGCAAAGCCAACAAAACCGCTTATTACGCTGCTGTTTTTTCTGCCATACTTTTTGCCGTATCGTTGATTATTGCCAAGTATGCCTATAATTCCCAAGGCAGTTTCATTACGCCGTTTGTTATGACGCGCGTCGGTTCATTGATATTCGCTTTATGCTTGTTTGCCTGGCCGCGCAATCGCCGTGCTTTTTGGGCTGTGGTGCGTCATCCTCAAGGCCAGACTAGCGGGCTCTTGATTTTCGGGCAAGTTTCCGGCGCTTTAGCTTCAATTTTGATTAATTTTGCTATTGCCATTTCTGTCGGTGCGACCGCTATCATTAATGCTTTGCAGGGATTACAATATGCTTTCTTATTGCTTATCGTCATAGTGGTGCAGAAAATTTGGCCCGGCGTTCTGAAAGAAAGAATGACCAGTAAAATCATGTGGCAGAAAATTATCGCCACGGCTTTTATTATTGCGGGCTTGGCTGTTTTAGCCCTATAA